In one Mycobacterium heckeshornense genomic region, the following are encoded:
- the secA gene encoding preprotein translocase subunit SecA, with product MLSKLLRLGEGRMVKRLAKVADYVDTLSDDVAELTDAELRAKTDEFKKRHADGESLDDLLPEAFAVAREAAWRVLDQRPFHVQVMGAAALHFGNVAEMKTGEGKTLTSVLPAYLNAIGGKGVHIVTVNDYLAKRDSEWMGRVHRFLGLDVGVILAQMSPDERRAAYAADITYGTNNEFGFDYLRDNMAHSLEECVQRGHHYAIVDEVDSILIDEARTPLIISGPAEGGTNWYTEFARIAPLMEKDVHYEVDLRKRTVGVHELGVEFVEDQLGIDNLYEAANSPLVSYLNNALKAKELFHRDKDYIVRNGEVLIVDEFTGRVLYGRRYNEGMHQAIEAKEHVEIKAENQTLATITLQNYFRLYDKLAGMTGTAQTEAAELHEIYKLGVVSIPTNKPMIRTDCSDLIYKTEEAKYLAVVDDVAERYEKGQPVLIGTTSVEKSEYLSRLLTKRGIPHNVLNAKYHEQEAGIIAEAGRRGAVTVATNMAGRGTDIVLGGNVDFLTDKRLRERGLDPVETPDEYEAAWHEELPIVKAEAAAEAKEVIEAGGLYVLGTERHEARRIDNQLRGRSGRQGDPGESRFYLSLGDELMRRFNGAALESLLNRLNLPDDVPIEAKMVTRAIKSAQTQVEQQNFEIRKNVLKYDEVMNQQRKVIYEERRRILEGENLKDQALSMVRDVVTAYVNGATAEGYAEDWDLDKLWDALKTLYPVGIDHRDLFNPDAVGEPGELTREELLEALLKDAERAYAAREAEIEALAGDGAMRELERSVLLNVLDRKWREHLYEMDYLKEGIGLRAMAQRDPLVEYQREGYDMFVAMLDGLKEESVGFLFNVAVEPVPAPETAPAASEDELADLATAAAASAQQRVGAGVRQSAPNALRAKGIENESRALTYSGPAEDGSAQVQRNGGAQKTPAGVPVGASRRERREAARRQGRGPKPPKSAKKR from the coding sequence GTGCTGTCGAAGTTGCTGCGCCTTGGTGAAGGTCGCATGGTCAAACGCCTCGCAAAGGTGGCCGACTACGTCGACACGTTGTCCGATGACGTCGCCGAGCTGACCGATGCCGAGCTGCGGGCCAAGACCGACGAGTTCAAGAAGCGCCACGCCGACGGGGAAAGCCTCGACGACCTGCTGCCCGAGGCGTTCGCGGTGGCCCGCGAGGCAGCCTGGCGAGTACTCGACCAGCGCCCCTTCCACGTGCAGGTGATGGGCGCCGCCGCGCTGCACTTCGGCAATGTCGCCGAGATGAAGACCGGTGAAGGCAAGACGCTCACCTCGGTGCTGCCCGCCTACCTCAACGCGATCGGCGGCAAGGGCGTACACATCGTCACCGTCAACGACTACCTGGCCAAACGCGACAGCGAGTGGATGGGTCGCGTGCACCGTTTCCTGGGCCTCGACGTCGGCGTGATCCTGGCACAGATGTCGCCTGACGAACGTCGCGCGGCTTACGCCGCCGACATCACCTACGGCACCAACAACGAGTTCGGTTTCGACTACCTGCGCGACAACATGGCGCATTCTCTGGAGGAGTGCGTCCAGCGCGGGCACCACTACGCCATCGTCGACGAGGTCGACTCGATCCTGATCGACGAGGCGCGCACCCCGTTGATCATTTCCGGCCCGGCCGAAGGCGGCACCAACTGGTATACCGAGTTCGCCCGCATCGCGCCGCTGATGGAAAAAGACGTGCACTACGAAGTCGACCTGCGCAAGCGCACGGTCGGGGTGCATGAGCTCGGCGTGGAATTCGTCGAAGATCAGCTGGGCATCGACAACCTGTACGAGGCGGCCAACTCGCCGCTGGTCAGCTACCTCAACAATGCCCTGAAAGCCAAGGAGCTCTTCCACCGCGACAAGGACTACATCGTCCGCAACGGCGAAGTGCTGATCGTCGACGAGTTCACCGGACGCGTACTGTACGGCCGCCGCTACAACGAGGGCATGCACCAGGCCATCGAGGCCAAGGAACACGTCGAGATCAAGGCGGAAAACCAGACACTGGCCACGATCACGCTGCAGAACTACTTCCGGCTCTACGACAAGCTCGCCGGCATGACCGGCACCGCCCAGACCGAGGCGGCCGAGCTGCACGAGATCTACAAACTCGGGGTGGTCAGCATCCCGACGAATAAGCCGATGATCCGCACCGACTGCTCCGACCTGATCTACAAGACCGAGGAAGCCAAATATCTCGCGGTCGTCGACGACGTCGCTGAGCGCTACGAGAAGGGCCAGCCGGTGCTGATCGGCACCACCAGCGTCGAGAAATCCGAGTATTTGTCCCGGTTGCTGACCAAGCGGGGCATACCGCACAACGTGCTCAACGCCAAATATCACGAGCAGGAGGCGGGCATCATCGCCGAGGCCGGCCGGCGCGGTGCGGTGACCGTCGCCACCAACATGGCCGGCCGCGGCACCGACATCGTGCTGGGCGGCAACGTCGACTTCCTCACCGACAAGCGGCTGCGCGAGCGCGGCCTCGACCCCGTGGAGACCCCTGATGAATACGAGGCCGCCTGGCACGAGGAGCTGCCCATCGTCAAGGCCGAAGCTGCCGCAGAAGCCAAGGAAGTGATCGAGGCCGGTGGGCTGTATGTGCTGGGCACCGAGCGCCACGAGGCGCGGCGCATCGACAACCAGCTGCGCGGACGCTCGGGCCGCCAGGGTGATCCCGGCGAGTCGCGGTTCTACCTGTCGCTGGGCGACGAGCTCATGCGTCGCTTCAACGGCGCAGCGCTGGAATCGCTGCTGAACCGGCTCAACCTGCCCGACGACGTGCCGATCGAAGCCAAGATGGTGACCCGCGCGATCAAGAGCGCGCAAACCCAGGTTGAGCAGCAGAACTTCGAGATCCGCAAGAACGTTCTTAAATACGACGAGGTGATGAACCAGCAGCGCAAGGTCATCTACGAGGAGCGCCGCCGCATTCTCGAAGGGGAAAACCTTAAGGACCAGGCGCTTTCGATGGTGCGCGACGTGGTCACCGCCTACGTCAACGGCGCGACGGCCGAGGGCTATGCCGAAGACTGGGATCTAGACAAGCTGTGGGATGCGCTAAAGACGCTCTACCCGGTCGGCATCGATCACAGGGATCTGTTCAACCCCGACGCGGTCGGCGAACCCGGTGAGCTCACCCGCGAAGAGCTGCTCGAGGCGTTGCTCAAGGACGCCGAAAGAGCTTATGCCGCAAGGGAAGCCGAGATCGAGGCGCTTGCCGGCGACGGCGCGATGCGCGAGCTGGAACGCAGCGTGTTGCTCAACGTCCTCGACCGCAAGTGGCGCGAACATCTCTACGAGATGGACTATCTCAAAGAAGGCATCGGCTTGCGCGCGATGGCGCAACGCGATCCGCTGGTGGAATACCAGCGCGAGGGCTACGACATGTTCGTTGCGATGCTTGACGGCCTCAAAGAGGAGTCGGTGGGTTTCTTGTTCAACGTCGCCGTGGAGCCGGTGCCGGCTCCCGAGACTGCGCCGGCGGCGAGCGAGGACGAGCTGGCAGACTTGGCGACCGCCGCCGCGGCCAGCGCGCAGCAGCGGGTGGGCGCCGGGGTTCGTCAATCAGCACCAAATGCTCTGCGCGCCAAAGGCATCGAGAACGAGTCGCGTGCGCTGACCTATTCCGGCCCAGCCGAAGACGGGTCCGCTCAGGTGCAACGCAACGGTGGCGCACAAAAGACGCCGGCCGGAGTGCCCGTCGGCGCCAGCCGACGCGAGCGGCGCGAAGCCGCGCGCCGGCAAGGTCGCGGGCCCAAGCCGCCGAAATCGGCGAAGAAGCGCTAA
- the hpf gene encoding ribosome hibernation-promoting factor, HPF/YfiA family encodes MDSDQVLVDPDEQAEPTPRAEVVVKGRNVEIPDHYRVYVSQKLARLERFDRSIYLFDVELKHAPNRRQRKSCQRVEITARGRGPVRRAEACANSFYAAFETAVDKLENRLRRVKDRRKVHYGDKTPVSLGEAAAAPPAPETAFGTAEAQDTAPHVHDGAVTGREPGRIVRVKEHPARPMSVDDALYEMELVGHDFFLFHDKETDKPSVVYRRHGYDYGLIRLA; translated from the coding sequence GTGGATTCCGACCAGGTTCTTGTTGACCCAGACGAGCAGGCCGAACCGACACCTCGCGCCGAGGTTGTCGTCAAGGGCCGCAACGTCGAGATCCCCGATCATTACCGCGTCTACGTTTCGCAGAAACTCGCCCGCCTGGAGCGGTTCGATCGCTCGATCTATCTATTCGACGTCGAACTCAAACACGCACCCAACCGGCGCCAGCGCAAATCGTGTCAGCGGGTCGAAATCACCGCCCGCGGGCGCGGGCCGGTCAGGCGTGCCGAGGCCTGCGCGAACAGCTTCTACGCCGCCTTCGAGACCGCGGTCGACAAGCTGGAGAACAGGCTGCGGCGCGTGAAAGATCGCCGCAAAGTCCATTACGGCGACAAAACCCCTGTCTCCTTGGGTGAGGCCGCCGCCGCTCCGCCGGCGCCGGAAACCGCGTTCGGCACCGCCGAGGCCCAGGACACGGCGCCGCACGTCCACGACGGTGCGGTCACCGGCCGCGAGCCGGGCCGCATCGTGCGCGTCAAGGAGCACCCAGCCCGGCCGATGTCGGTGGACGACGCGCTCTACGAGATGGAACTGGTCGGCCACGACTTCTTCTTGTTCCACGACAAGGAGACGGACAAGCCGTCGGTCGTCTACCGTCGCCATGGCTACGACTACGGTCTGATCCGGCTGGCCTGA
- a CDS encoding ComF family protein gives MLDLVLPLECGGCGAPGTRWCETCAKELEVAPDAPHVITPRVDPQAPVFALGRYAGARRQAIVAMKEHGRTDLAQPMAHALAIGVHRLLTWGMVETPLTIVPAPTRRSAARRRGGDPVARMASIAVAGHPDITVMQALRMKEFARDSAGLGTSARERNIAGRVLLRRRRLPPGVDVLLIDDIVTTGTTARESVRVLQTVGASVAGVLALAAA, from the coding sequence ATGCTCGATCTCGTCCTCCCGCTGGAATGCGGCGGCTGCGGTGCGCCGGGAACTCGCTGGTGCGAAACCTGCGCGAAGGAACTGGAGGTAGCACCCGACGCGCCGCACGTCATAACACCCCGCGTCGACCCGCAGGCGCCGGTGTTCGCGCTCGGCCGCTACGCCGGCGCCCGCCGGCAGGCGATCGTGGCGATGAAGGAACACGGCCGCACCGACCTTGCGCAACCGATGGCGCACGCGCTCGCTATCGGCGTGCATCGGCTGCTCACCTGGGGCATGGTCGAGACGCCATTAACGATCGTGCCCGCGCCGACCCGACGCTCGGCGGCGCGTCGGCGCGGCGGCGATCCCGTCGCCCGCATGGCAAGCATCGCCGTCGCCGGACATCCTGACATCACGGTGATGCAGGCACTGCGGATGAAGGAATTCGCCCGCGACTCGGCCGGCCTGGGCACCAGCGCGCGTGAGCGCAATATCGCGGGCCGGGTGCTGCTACGGCGTCGGCGACTGCCGCCCGGCGTCGACGTGCTGCTGATCGACGATATCGTCACCACCGGCACCACCGCGCGCGAGTCGGTGCGAGTCCTGCAAACGGTGGGCGCAAGCGTAGCGGGTGTGCTGGCCCTCGCGGCCGCCTAA
- a CDS encoding Imm61 family immunity protein, with the protein MTKRIEVSTRLADWARSGGWRLSEAEDGRPMFWKEGGQLRYLIGANDDGWLVITHSDRSGPEHLVLAAPSMETIERYLFGDIGSSVREHRGLPDVREPLSRDEIAPGFTLGTRAFEGVEDRMALIDSGGALVAVSSRDPWTGTDRLVRLSVYITANTDDIVASFLDPEGKPLFSLR; encoded by the coding sequence ATGACGAAGCGGATCGAGGTTTCTACGCGGCTGGCGGACTGGGCACGCAGCGGCGGTTGGCGGCTGTCCGAGGCTGAAGACGGGCGCCCGATGTTCTGGAAAGAAGGCGGCCAGCTTCGCTATTTAATCGGCGCCAACGACGACGGCTGGCTCGTCATTACCCACTCAGACCGCAGCGGACCCGAGCATCTCGTCTTAGCGGCGCCCTCGATGGAGACCATCGAGAGGTACTTGTTCGGGGACATCGGCTCATCCGTCAGGGAGCATCGCGGACTGCCGGACGTCCGCGAGCCTCTGTCACGGGACGAGATAGCGCCCGGGTTCACCCTCGGTACACGCGCGTTTGAGGGGGTCGAGGACCGGATGGCCTTGATCGATTCTGGCGGCGCGCTGGTAGCGGTCTCCAGCCGAGACCCCTGGACAGGAACAGACCGACTGGTGAGGCTGTCGGTGTATATCACCGCGAACACGGACGACATAGTCGCGTCGTTTCTTGACCCGGAAGGAAAGCCGTTGTTTAGCCTGCGGTAG
- a CDS encoding TNT domain-containing protein (This protein contains a domain related to Tuberculosis Necrotizing Toxin, which is the C-terminal effector domain of outer membrane channel protein CpnT, and which has a lethal NAD+-glycohydrolase activity.): MAPLAVDPAALDGAGSAVITVGEGLAAAVGALTTGYGANTGQDAAGEVFGLEYQSAAESTLQAAAAAINACRTVGFKVRLGASNYSKAEAASTLGGGADVLPPPAQPSEFAAPGAPGTLGPGVPEPLLWAVVESFVGDLWPNGNAAQIHAAAGCWRTFGAALHGAKDALAEPNSVVGAQQMPESGLIQQAVSKLGDDVAAIGAECDKLAKSLDDFANQVQQTQDAIRDLLHRLGSVSGLFHEVVEVFKGHGLDEVKKIANDIKAVLRNLMRESQAREQELSQGMQTLDGLVQGLQIYMRGEIIHFVGEDVGNPLATAFDVDTNVGEGLVKDVFGVPQGIQALNPLRFGYDPKGAAATWKGLAEMVALGDPMTAPVVDALDPQARPNLAKGLLHTEDWRADRPGLGAGENLGDLLMLGIPGAGEAGAAARGTEAAGAAARTAEEADAAAAAAGRGGHALGEAGELGRATGALGDISKTSGALTKDLQNVGGNLPKTDPPAGGRPLPPPGPGEPPVGPTPRPGEPAPVPRAEPPTATRPQEPAPATPGGAEPPSGPHEPATVGEPPAPGGTHEPVPAPAGQHSAPAAAVPAEQLPAPAHVESPPQTPITSETSPGQPTLAGAQTPQSAPMSATHEPIPDSHPVGGRPSEPPPEPVGSGGPGGGDSHGDGGDRRGGGEGAGGSGEDSHSGGSAPSRADDPLHSHEPSGDGWERLPDRDDIDPHYGKPRDEHWDFDHSPADPRRIKPDVAEIMKDPDAPFGRDPDGHPYTQQQYAQRFNQLGPKGEHWYNFPGNDGAVPHTKVAFSNIDQYKKCFGDQVDRIGEDDGAYLAVMKDGVPASWEERAMHVDSLGDPRNAYRLDHLPDGWRIEVSEVAPGLGQPGGATQVRILNADDEPVSVRDLRKKWGVLR, encoded by the coding sequence ATGGCGCCGCTGGCGGTCGATCCCGCTGCGTTAGACGGCGCCGGGTCGGCGGTGATTACGGTCGGTGAGGGGCTGGCTGCTGCAGTGGGCGCATTGACAACCGGATATGGGGCGAATACAGGCCAGGACGCTGCTGGCGAGGTATTCGGGCTGGAGTATCAAAGCGCCGCAGAGTCGACGCTACAGGCGGCGGCAGCGGCGATTAACGCTTGCCGCACCGTCGGATTCAAGGTGCGCCTTGGGGCGTCGAATTATTCCAAGGCCGAGGCGGCCTCGACGCTGGGTGGCGGTGCCGATGTGTTGCCGCCACCGGCACAACCGAGCGAGTTTGCCGCCCCTGGAGCACCGGGGACGTTGGGTCCGGGGGTGCCTGAGCCGCTGTTGTGGGCGGTGGTGGAGTCGTTTGTCGGCGATTTGTGGCCGAATGGAAATGCGGCGCAGATCCACGCCGCGGCGGGCTGTTGGCGGACATTCGGTGCGGCACTGCACGGCGCGAAAGACGCGCTGGCTGAGCCGAATTCGGTGGTCGGCGCACAGCAGATGCCTGAGAGCGGGTTGATTCAGCAGGCGGTTTCCAAGCTCGGCGATGACGTGGCCGCTATCGGCGCGGAATGCGACAAACTGGCCAAGAGTCTTGACGATTTCGCCAACCAGGTGCAGCAAACCCAAGATGCGATCCGTGATTTGTTGCACCGGTTGGGCTCGGTCTCGGGGCTTTTCCACGAGGTGGTGGAAGTCTTCAAGGGGCATGGCCTCGACGAGGTCAAAAAAATCGCGAACGACATCAAGGCAGTGCTGCGCAATTTGATGCGTGAGTCCCAGGCCCGCGAGCAGGAGCTAAGCCAGGGAATGCAGACGCTCGACGGTTTGGTGCAAGGTCTGCAGATCTACATGCGCGGCGAGATCATCCATTTTGTCGGTGAGGACGTAGGCAATCCGCTGGCAACGGCCTTTGACGTCGATACCAACGTGGGCGAGGGCCTTGTCAAAGACGTTTTTGGAGTCCCCCAAGGTATTCAGGCGCTCAACCCGCTGCGGTTTGGCTACGACCCCAAGGGCGCGGCGGCAACCTGGAAGGGCTTAGCCGAAATGGTGGCATTAGGGGATCCAATGACGGCTCCCGTAGTGGATGCGCTCGATCCGCAGGCGCGCCCGAACCTCGCCAAGGGGCTGCTGCACACCGAAGATTGGCGCGCGGATCGGCCGGGTTTGGGCGCCGGGGAAAACCTCGGCGATCTTTTGATGCTGGGCATTCCCGGGGCCGGCGAAGCTGGCGCGGCGGCTCGGGGCACCGAGGCGGCCGGCGCCGCTGCCAGGACCGCTGAAGAAGCCGACGCCGCCGCCGCGGCTGCTGGCCGCGGCGGGCACGCGCTCGGCGAGGCTGGGGAGCTCGGTCGTGCCACCGGCGCTTTGGGTGATATCAGCAAGACCTCCGGTGCTTTAACGAAAGATCTTCAAAACGTCGGTGGCAATCTGCCCAAGACCGACCCGCCAGCTGGTGGGCGCCCGTTGCCGCCGCCGGGGCCTGGTGAACCGCCGGTTGGGCCGACACCTCGCCCTGGCGAACCTGCGCCCGTCCCTAGGGCAGAGCCGCCCACCGCGACGCGCCCGCAGGAGCCGGCGCCCGCAACGCCGGGCGGGGCCGAGCCGCCCAGCGGCCCCCACGAACCTGCGACCGTGGGCGAACCGCCGGCACCGGGCGGTACGCATGAACCGGTGCCGGCTCCTGCGGGCCAGCATTCGGCGCCCGCAGCCGCTGTGCCTGCTGAACAGCTGCCCGCACCCGCACACGTAGAGTCCCCGCCGCAGACGCCGATCACGTCCGAGACCTCCCCGGGCCAACCGACCCTAGCGGGCGCGCAGACACCACAATCCGCGCCGATGTCAGCCACCCACGAGCCGATTCCAGACTCGCATCCTGTTGGGGGGCGGCCATCAGAGCCGCCACCCGAACCAGTTGGAAGCGGCGGTCCTGGTGGCGGCGATAGCCACGGTGATGGCGGTGATCGCCGCGGCGGCGGAGAAGGTGCGGGCGGCAGTGGCGAAGATAGCCACAGTGGAGGCAGTGCCCCTAGTCGCGCAGATGATCCGCTGCATTCCCACGAGCCCTCGGGCGACGGGTGGGAGCGGTTGCCTGACAGAGATGATATTGACCCGCACTACGGTAAGCCCCGAGACGAGCACTGGGACTTCGACCACAGCCCGGCAGACCCGCGCCGGATAAAACCTGACGTCGCCGAAATCATGAAAGACCCAGACGCTCCGTTCGGCCGCGACCCAGACGGGCACCCGTATACCCAACAGCAATACGCCCAGCGGTTCAATCAGCTGGGGCCGAAAGGCGAGCACTGGTACAACTTCCCCGGCAACGACGGCGCGGTACCGCACACGAAGGTCGCGTTCAGCAACATCGACCAATACAAGAAATGCTTCGGCGACCAGGTGGACCGCATCGGAGAGGACGATGGCGCATACCTGGCGGTGATGAAAGACGGGGTGCCAGCGTCCTGGGAGGAACGCGCTATGCACGTCGATTCACTCGGCGACCCGCGCAACGCCTACCGCCTCGACCACCTTCCCGACGGTTGGCGCATCGAAGTGTCCGAGGTTGCGCCGGGATTGGGCCAGCCTGGGGGTGCTACACAAGTGCGAATACTCAACGCCGACGATGAGCCGGTGAGCGTGAGAGACCTGAGAAAGAAATGGGGGGTATTGCGATGA
- a CDS encoding WXG100 family type VII secretion target, which produces MGEAFRVDPEALAEAVERMAEFERYAESMLAEIDSLVTNLHAGWSGEAAAAHVEAHRHWTRGEAMMREALRQLQGAASTAHANYTGAMSKNLSMWS; this is translated from the coding sequence GTGGGTGAGGCATTTCGTGTGGATCCTGAGGCGTTGGCCGAAGCGGTGGAGCGCATGGCTGAGTTCGAGCGTTATGCCGAAAGCATGCTTGCTGAAATTGATTCGCTGGTCACTAATCTGCATGCGGGCTGGTCGGGTGAGGCGGCGGCGGCGCATGTCGAGGCGCACCGGCATTGGACCCGGGGTGAGGCGATGATGCGGGAAGCGTTGCGCCAGTTACAGGGTGCTGCCAGCACTGCGCACGCCAATTACACCGGCGCAATGTCGAAGAATCTGTCCATGTGGTCGTGA
- a CDS encoding WXG100 family type VII secretion target, translated as MDPGEGLRVDPEAMAGCAQALGGAAEALRARLAELDGQVGQMLGGWRGTSGRAYASAWDLWRRGAGEVMLGLSILADAVGKAGLSFRQNESASAEVLRGVRGG; from the coding sequence GTGGATCCTGGTGAGGGGCTGCGGGTAGATCCCGAGGCGATGGCCGGTTGTGCCCAGGCGTTGGGTGGTGCTGCCGAGGCTTTGCGGGCCAGGTTGGCCGAACTCGACGGCCAGGTTGGGCAGATGTTGGGCGGTTGGCGGGGAACGTCTGGGCGTGCTTATGCCTCGGCGTGGGACTTGTGGCGTCGGGGAGCCGGTGAGGTGATGCTGGGGTTGTCGATTTTGGCTGACGCGGTCGGTAAAGCCGGTTTGTCGTTTCGGCAAAATGAGTCGGCCTCCGCGGAGGTGTTGCGGGGTGTGCGCGGTGGGTGA
- a CDS encoding ISL3 family transposase: MVMLGLEGMAVLAVSEHDGELECAIETTAAIGWCPVCGAIARLHDRRPTWVRDLPAGDRPVTLVWVKRIWRCVHPQCEQQTWTETHPAIAPRASWTERARAHACRRVGRDGHAVAAVAREFGVGWATVMAAVRDHGEPLLQRACPGAAATAIGVDETAFTRANAVRGTAFATGIVDLHRVRLIDVVPGRSRKVLADWLSEQPDVWASAVTVAALDPFRGYGAALSAGLPNAVRVLDPFHVVRLGFAAVDDVRRRVQQETCGHRGRRGDPLYGIRRVLRRGADNLTKHAWARLLSGIEAGDDDGQVAKAWVAAQELHAIYGCRDGDHAANRLYDWTVLCIDSGVAELARLARTITTWREEFLAYFSAGRISNGPTEAVNLLIKKVKRVGHGFRNFSNYRLRLRLHCGIRWNHQIPTPLRGRLPRLAA, encoded by the coding sequence ATGGTGATGCTTGGACTGGAAGGCATGGCCGTGCTGGCGGTGTCCGAGCACGATGGTGAATTGGAGTGCGCGATTGAGACAACCGCGGCGATCGGCTGGTGTCCGGTATGCGGGGCGATCGCGCGGTTGCATGATCGCCGCCCGACGTGGGTGCGTGATTTGCCGGCCGGGGATCGACCGGTGACGCTGGTGTGGGTTAAACGCATCTGGCGGTGCGTGCATCCCCAATGTGAGCAGCAGACCTGGACCGAAACGCATCCGGCGATCGCGCCGCGCGCGTCATGGACCGAGCGGGCCCGCGCCCACGCCTGTCGGCGGGTGGGTCGTGACGGGCATGCGGTGGCCGCGGTGGCCCGCGAGTTCGGCGTCGGCTGGGCCACCGTGATGGCTGCGGTGCGCGACCATGGCGAGCCGTTGTTGCAGCGGGCATGCCCTGGCGCGGCGGCTACCGCGATCGGGGTGGATGAAACCGCGTTCACCCGAGCCAATGCGGTCCGTGGCACTGCGTTCGCCACGGGCATTGTTGACCTACATCGTGTCCGGCTGATTGATGTGGTACCTGGTCGGAGCCGGAAGGTGTTGGCGGACTGGCTTTCTGAACAGCCGGATGTGTGGGCCAGCGCAGTTACAGTGGCGGCATTGGATCCGTTCCGCGGCTATGGCGCCGCCCTGTCGGCCGGGCTGCCCAATGCGGTGCGGGTCCTTGATCCGTTCCACGTGGTGCGCCTGGGCTTTGCGGCCGTCGATGATGTGCGTCGCCGGGTGCAACAAGAAACGTGCGGGCATCGGGGCCGCCGCGGCGACCCGCTGTATGGGATTCGGCGAGTACTGCGCCGCGGCGCCGACAATCTCACCAAGCACGCCTGGGCGCGGCTGCTGTCTGGCATCGAAGCCGGCGACGATGATGGCCAGGTCGCCAAAGCGTGGGTGGCCGCCCAGGAGCTGCACGCGATCTACGGCTGCCGTGACGGCGACCATGCGGCCAACCGCCTCTATGACTGGACGGTCTTGTGCATCGACTCCGGCGTTGCTGAACTCGCCCGCCTGGCGCGCACCATCACCACTTGGCGCGAGGAGTTCCTGGCCTACTTCAGCGCCGGTCGGATCAGCAACGGACCCACCGAAGCAGTCAACCTGCTCATCAAGAAGGTCAAGCGCGTTGGCCACGGATTTCGAAACTTCAGCAACTATCGGCTGCGCCTACGACTGCACTGCGGAATCAGATGGAACCATCAAATCCCGACACCACTGCGAGGTCGTCTACCACGCTTGGCTGCGTAG